The Sebastes fasciatus isolate fSebFas1 chromosome 22, fSebFas1.pri, whole genome shotgun sequence genome includes the window tacagtacatcTCACATTTATTGCATTAAAACAGCATAAAGACAAATAAGAAACCAATAcgtgtcaaaaaaaaatttttaaagGTGATGGTGAATCTGATGGTGAAGTGGATTTTAAGACTGGAAGTAAGATTCTCCTTTTTCATTGTGCAAGTTACCACCGAGCCAGTAATTTCAATCTTAACCACGTCTTTAAAAAATAGAGTCTAATTCTATCATCGTTCTTGTAGAGGAGTGTGATGTAATGTCAAACCTAATGAGTTTGATCCTGAGTGGTCTGACCGTTTCCCTCACCATAGTCGTCGTTGTTCTGGCTGTTAAAGTCAGGAAACTTCAGACAGGTACAGCAGATTTACAATTTGTTACACATGATGGAAAAATCTAAAGCAAAGTATCTGATCAGTAATAATGAACTAATCACACTTTCGTCTTTTGCCATTTAGCTGTGAATGAGGAGCCGCAGCCAGAAAGAAACAAGGTGAACTCACCATTAACTTAAATAAAACTGTGTTATGGTTTTAAAGTTGCATCGAAACACATGATATGTCTGTTAATGATCTTTGTCCTGGGCTTTAACAGTTGAGGTTCattaactttaatttaattgatttgtaaacaaaaaattgttttaatatggtgtaaaagtaatatgtatatgaaacaattcaatttgaaataatgtcatattataattgaattagcTCATTTTATGTATCTCAACATTGGAATCACAGTTGTAGGACACAAAGAAAAGTTCTGTTTGGACCTATAAAATGCTTCATATATttgattaaatcacattattagTAATTATTTGTTATGTCAAGATGGATAATAACACtatatttatcaagcattgcACTGCAAAGTTTAACATCAATCCCAAATTTCATTGCTGGGACTTAAAAATGCCCGTATTTGCAGAAACACTCAGTTACAGTATGTGAccctaaaaaacactttattgatttacagaatCTGGGCTCTGATGAGCTGAACTCTGCAGCGCTGAGTTTCCTTCCGGAGACAATAAGGAACAGGAGGCCTGCATCAGAGAGAGAAGTGGAGACTCGTGTTGTTTATGCTGCCAGCAGATAGACTCAGGAAGACACTGTATTGagacgttaatgcaaatttgttttaacaccactaatttctttaacgcaattgatctttcggaggttgcagcgggctcagtttttacaGCTACAGAGCTATGAaagaagatactgatatcattaGAAACTagaaacctgaggaatccatcagtatcaaccatgtcatactagcttgtcacaaaggggGTTAGATACGATCCAAacttcagcacactgacacactgacggctgttgttgcctgttgggctgcagtttaccatgttatgatttgagtgtatttgttatgctaaatgcagtacctgtgagggtttctggacaatatttatcattgttttgtgttgttaattgatttccaataataaatatatacatacatttacataaagcagcatatttgtccactcccatgttgataagaggattaaattcttgaaaaatctccctttaatttgattaatttgtgattaatcacgatgaagaatcatgcaattaaatattgtaatcgattgacagccctatagaaCAGATGCTTTATCTTATTAATCTACTGCCAGAGTCCGTTGCTGgtattttgttaaataaagttCCTATACTCATGGTCAGTTtcatccctctttctttctgtctctctctctctctgcaaaaaGTCTCCATCTTTGTTATTTTGTCTGCCTCCCATCTTCATCAAGCATCAAATATGTTTGATGAGGAGGAGCCACAAGGGGCACTGATGATGGTGAAGTCAAGACTTAGGCGCTGTTCACACCTGgaattaacatgcgtcctcagtgatcggatcacaagtacACAGCTATaaatacaggtgtgaacacacttaagacgcattgagatctgatCTTTGTATTGAAGTCATATTTCAAAGTTTTTGTATTCGTCAAATGTGAGTAGgaagatgaaaaacaaacccCGCCTCTCTAAACCCTTTTATAAGAGCTCAGCGGTACAAACTATCCCTGCAGTGACGCGATTAAACGCACAATGAGGAGCTTCATCTTGATAACAGCTTTACTTCTCTGCAGCCTCAGTAAGTACTGACACCAAACCATGTAACCAGTAACCCACCAGAATATAAACTTGCAAATTAGAACTGAATttattcttgttgttgttgtcttattACAGTAACTGTTGCATTACAAGCTTAGGGTTGTTTGTTTCAGGCTCCGTCTCAGGTTCTGAGTCTCAGACTGTGGAGGTTAAGTCTGGTGATGAAGTCACACTGACGTGCAACAACATTTCCAGCTTTGCAACTCGTACTGAGTGGTTCAGACTGATCAACAGAGCCAAGCCCAGCTGCATCTCCGCTATGTACGGGTTTGATGGTAAAGCTAGGTTATGTGATGGATTTCAAAATAGATTTGAAATGATCTCCAACATCTCCACTGTCTCTCTTAAAATCAAGCAAGTGGATTTATCTGACTCTGGACTGTATTTCTGTGGATTCTTCATGCAGTACCATACAGTCATTGTCAGTGCAACACATTTAATCGTTCAAGGTAAGACTGTCATATTTACATACATCTCacattttttgcattaaaacagCATAAAGACAAATAAGAAACCAATACATGTCAAAACAAATTTTTGTTAAAGGTGATGGTGAATCTGATGGTGAAGTGGAATTTAAGACTGAAAGTAAGTTTCTCCTTTTTCATTGTGCAAGTTACCACCGAGCCAGTAATTTCAATCTTAACCACGTCTTTAAAAAATAGAGTCTAATTCTATCATTGTTCTTGTAGAGGAGTGTGATGGAACGGCAAACCTAATGACTTTGATCctggtttttttttaaaggtgatgGTGAATCTGATGGTGAAGTGGATTTTAAGACTGAAAGTAAGATTCTCCTTTTTCATTGTGCAAGTTACCACCGAGCCAGTAATTTCAATCTTAACCACGTCTTTAAAAAATAGAGTCTAATTCTATCATTGTTCTTGTAGAGGAGCATGATGGAGCAGCAAACCTAATGAGTTTGATCCTGGGTGGTCTGACCGTTTCCCTCACCATAGTCGTCGTTGTTCTGGCTGTTAAAGTCAGGAAACTTCAGACAGGTACAGCagatttagaatttgttacacATGATGGAAAAATCTAAAGCAAAGTATCTGATCAGTAATAATGAACTAATCACACTTTCGTCTTTTGCCATTTAGCTGTGAATGAGGAGCCGCAGCCAGAAAGAAACAAGGTGAACTCACCATTAACTTAAATAAAACTGTGTTATGGTTTTAAAGTTGCATCGAAACACATGATATGTCTGTTAATGATCTTTGTCCCGAGTTTTAACAGTTGAGGTTCATTAACTTTAATCTCAATCAAATTTTTTTGTCAAGAAAGAGTTTCCGCCATGCCGTTACATACAGTTACAAAActgttatttacatttttttaatataaccAATCAATTGTAGTTCTGTTGATGAATTTTTGTCATACAATCTGGCCAATATCCTATTGTTTGAACAACTttcaatcagtaaacagatttTTCCTAGTTTTAATTTAAAGGGCGGAtccattatttttgtttgtttgaggtttttatatcgTCCTGTAGTTTCCCAGTGGTGTTACTTATGTATCCATATTCGAACATTCAAATCTTTGCAAAGTACGTATGTTTCAGCGTCAAcgtgctattttcccaagcccttctaaagactttttcccatgcaacctgacgtaggtttctgcatgatgacgctgctacatgtacagtatatatactttCTTATAGTCaatgtattaacgttacatacagtaacttagatggcagtcggcacgctcccagtttggagaaacagacaggagtactggcacagaagctaagcaatgtactgctgtctgaacgccacgttagtttggcgccgaaagtcacacaataacacaaacaaactaaccgatcgatgcagcgatagaccagcaactcctgtgatctgcgaggtaaaattactgtttttgtgaatggagtctggtggctttgaagagagcaatataacggcttcagtttcccGTTGGAAAGGGCCGCCTCATGGCAatgtaaagcggtgaaaatattctaaatatacatttaaactgatattgaattttttaggtggctaaaatacgtttttctgccgttCCTGTcaacagctgctttacctcgctgtcagggaactgaagccgttatttAATTAGCTAATTTTACGTATCTCAACACTGAGACCACAGTTGcttcatatattttattaaatcacattattagttattatttgtTATGTCAAGATGGATAATAACACTATTTATCAAGCATTGCACTGCAAAGTTTAACATAAATCCAAAATTTCATTGCTGGGACTTAAAAATGCCCATATTTGCAGAAACACTCAGTTACAGTATGTGAccctaaaaaacactttattgatttacagaatCTGGGCTCTGATGAGCTGAACTCTGCAGCGCTGAGTTTCCTTCCAGAGACAATAAGGAACAGGAGGCCTGCATCAGAGAGAGAAGTGGAGACTCGTGTTGTTTATGCAGCCAGCAGATAGACTGTATTGaggcgttaatgcaaatttgttttaataccaCTGAtatctttaatgcattaacgcaatcgatctttcggaatttgcagcgggctcagtttttacaGCTACAGAGCTATGAaagaagatactgatatcattagaaactacaaaacctaaggaatccatcagtaccaaccatgtcatactagcttgtcacaaaggaggttagataacgctccaaactagtgctaaattttggcgaggataaactggaacggacattttcaaaggggtaccttgacctctgacctcaagatatgtgaatagtcatagtcaagtcagcacactgacaca containing:
- the LOC141761326 gene encoding uncharacterized protein LOC141761326, encoding MRSFILITALLLCSLSSVSGSESQTVEVKSGDEVTLTCNNISSFATRTEWFRLINRAKPSCISAMYGFDGKARLCDGFQNRFEMISNISTVSLKIKQVDLSDSGLYFCGFFMQYHTVIVSATHLIVQGDGESDGEVDFKTEKSNSIIVLVEEHDGAANLMSLILGGLTVSLTIVVVVLAVKVRKLQTAVNEEPQPERNKVNSPLT